The Ciona intestinalis unplaced genomic scaffold, KH HT000073.1, whole genome shotgun sequence genome window below encodes:
- the LOC100182438 gene encoding L-fucose kinase-like, translated as MPACDWTALVVTCKTKDYADAIQAQLEMRQKLGELSKDLMILCIEDPQEGLGSGGATLNALLVVTELLSAKNNYTVVTSDVLKGAKILILHFGRYFPYNPLGRGFVSLALNPEVGESDCLMTNFDALFKTVSTNLAHNSPPGLWVCSSDMLISFPHNYAINWDSVNINDGAVCISVPSTKQYASYHGVYKIGADNKVEDLIFRGDDAQISACTLNSTDDLVPLTTGIVFFSTFATERLLTTHNTPPLDACTYMGIDSGMDPLCLSLFFDILLPLATDVNEKEFIKGQRSGAFGQEDKKPLGKDKQLMRNARSVLWKHLRDLPLTAVHIDVGSHCYLDMSEPPSKYCDVLLNQCPEISGFKPSKQVHSYVHSNSVIGDKVLLINSIIDSGVTVGSNTTIIHSHITENMIIGKNCYLCGIDKQSSFVVPNSNIPSNSSIIGTYVNLPTTARVFVSMHSQGKLLSDNDNVEDVTINSMGEIISTQSNVIKPEVEHAKLLPFSYRNVLAKASFDEHKSTLFMAKLVPMLHSNQAVNISDSMVLLKKHISKTEYEKWLSSVRCSFCEVLENVNHMKEFKYGMNMYFDVACKKVSEILMQNHDISLLPFFKMFTVNGEHGRVLELLDQIAIDSVSGNVGLKKRPDISARAFACIADVLGFMAGAKGGLRSGPASNKQWKQPLHYLEEGRIEEGVRALANIRKSWINHPDQLTRAARHYEGAEQILIRHAVMSVSSFVKLVPSVQAQSNTWYIAECPARIDLSGGWTDTPPVCYEHGGAVVNAAILLDGKRPIGARIRKLDTPVVLLTLLGQDDSSTQIIECTSKEQFLDYYQPQAPAALLKACFILAKIIDLESDVSLENHLKDEFGGGFELQTWSMLPRGSGLGTSSILAGAVMSVLYRAAGYSADADAIIHSVLLVEQMLTTGGGWQDQVGGCIGGVKIGRSEKILPLRVTVEMLVLTDEQAEKFNKHLKLVYTGKTRLARNLLQNVLRNWYARRTEILDICKGLKENAEDCAVAFNEGSIERVGKCVEAYWKQKKMMATGCEPEVCARMMEALRPYCYGQSLCGAGGGGFMYVLMKEEHPNDFIRDILKNIKGAQDAVVYNVEIDRLGMVCHKSPIS; from the coding sequence ATGCCTGCTTGTGATTGGACTGCACTGGTTGTAACATGCAAGACGAAAGATTATGCCGATGCTATCCAAGCACAGCTGGAAATGCGGCAAAAACTTGGGGAGTTATCCAAAGATCTCATGATTCTGTGTATAGAAGACCCACAGGAAGGGTTGGGTAGTGGAGGTGCCACTCTAAACGCACTGCTTGTTGTTACGGAGCTTCTTTCagcaaaaaacaattacactGTTGTAACGTCAGACGTGCTGAAAGGAGCCAAGATtttgattttacattttggTCGTTACTTTCCCTACAATCCACTTGGCCGTGGGTTTGTATCTCTTGCATTGAACCCAGAGGTTGGTGAGTCTGATTGTTTAATGACCAATTTTGACGCTCTTTTCAAGACAGTGTCCACAAACCTTGCTCACAATTCACCACCAGGTTTATGGGTGTGCAGCAGTGACATGCTGATTAGTTTTCCTCACAACTATGCAATAAATTGGGACAGTGTAAATATCAATGATGGAGCTGTATGTATATCTGTCCCCAGCACCAAGCAGTACGCCTCATATCATGGTGTGTATAAAATAGGGGCTGACAACAAAGTAGAAGATTTAATTTTTCGTGGTGATGACGCACAGATCTCCGCTTGCACATTAAACTCAACTGATGACCTTGTGCCTCTTACGACtggtattgtgtttttttccacTTTTGCTACTGAGCGTTTACTGACCACACATAACACTCCACCTCTGGATGCTTGCACATATATGGGTATTGACAGTGGGATGGATCCATTGTGTTTATCTCTTTTCTTTGACATTCTTCTTCCTTTGGCTACAGACGTAAACGAGAAAGAGTTCATAAAAGGTCAACGATCTGGCGCTTTTGGACAGGAAGATAAGAAACCGCTGGGAAAAGATAAGCAACTTATGCGAAATGCACGATCTGTTCTTTGGAAGCATTTACGCGACCTACCACTTACTGCAGTGCATATTGATGTAGGTTCACATTGTTATTTAGATATGTCAGAACCTCCGTCAAAGTACTGCGATGTTTTATTGAACCAGTGCCCTGAGATTAGTGGTTTTAAACCTTCAAAACAAGTGCATTCCTACGTTCACAGTAACAGTGTTATTGGAGATAAGGTTTTACTTATAAATAGCATTATCGATTCAGGTGTGACCGTGGGATCGAACACAACCATAATTCATTCTCATATAACAGAAAATATGATCATCGGAAAGAATTGTTATTTATGTGGCATAGACAAGCAATCAAGCTTTGTTGTGCCTAATTCCAACATTCCCAGCAACAGTTCTATAATAGGAACTTATGTCAATTTACCTACTACCGCCCGTGTGTTTGTAAGCATGCATAGTCAAGGAAAACTTTTATCCGATAACGATAATGTGGAAGATGTAACCATCAACTCAATGGGTGAAATCATCTCCACACAAAGCAATGTCATAAAACCTGAAGTAGAACACGCCAAACTTCTGCCATTTAGTTACAGAAATGTTCTTGCCAAAGCAAGTTTCGATGAGCACAAATCAACTTTATTTATGGCTAAACTTGTTCCAATGCTACATTCCAATCAGGCTGTTAATATCTCTGACTCGATGGTCTTGCTTAAAAAGCACATCTCGAAAACAGAGTAtgaaaaatggctttctagtGTCCGATGTTCATTTTGTGAAGTTTTGGAAAACGTTAATCATATGAAAGAGTTTAAATACGGGATGAACATGTACTTTGATGTGGCGTGTAAAAAAGTCTCTGAGATCCTAATGCAGAACCATGATATCAGCCTTCTGCCTTTTTTCAAGATGTTTACAGTTAATGGGGAACACGGGAGGGTGTTGGAGTTATTGGATCAAATTGCTATTGACTCTGTAAGTGGGAATGTTGGATTGAAGAAGAGGCCAGATATATCTGCTCGTGCCTTTGCATGTATCGCAGATGTTCTGGGATTCATGGCCGGTGCAAAAGGTGGCTTGCGTAGTGGGCCTGCTTCTAACAAACAGTGGAAGCAACCGTTACATTACTTGGAAGAAGGCAGGATAGAGGAAGGTGTAAGAGCATTGGCAAACATCAGGAAATCTTGGATTAATCATCCTGACCAATTAACAAGGGCAGCAAGACATTATGAAGGTGCTGAACAGATTCTTATCCGGCACGCTGTTATGAGTGTTTCGTCCTTTGTGAAATTGGTTCCATCTGTACAAGCACAGAGCAATACATGGTACATAGCTGAGTGCCCGGCCAGGATTGATCTATCTGGTGGATGGACGGACACTCCACCAGTGTGTTATGAACATGGTGGCGCTGTTGTTAATGCTGCAATATTACTTGATGGTAAGCGACCCATCGGTGCAAGAATACGCAAGCTAGACACCCCTGTGGTTTTACTTACTCTGCTTGGACAAGATGACAGCTCAACTCAAATCATTGAGTGTACGTCAAAGGAGCAGTTCCTTGACTACTACCAGCCACAAGCCCCTGCTGCTTTACTTAAAGCTTGCTTTATATTAGCAAAAATAATTGACCTGGAGTCGGATGTGAGTCTTGAAAATCATCTTAAAGATGAATTCGGTGGTGGTTTTGAACTCCAGACGTGGTCCATGCTTCCCAGAGGTTCAGGTCTTGGTACAAGTAGCATATTAGCCGGTGCTGTTATGAGTGTTTTGTACCGTGCAGCTGGGTACAGTGCAGATGCGGATGCCATCATTCACTCTGTGCTGCTTGTAGAACAAATGCTAACCACAGGGGGTGGTTGGCAAGATCAAGTGGGCGGGTGTATTGGTGGGGTGAAAATTGGACGGTCGGAGAAAATTCTTCCCCTGCGTGTGACTGTTGAGATGCTCGTACTCACTGATGAACAAGCTGAAAAATTCAACAAACATCTGAAGCTTGTGTACACGGGGAAGACCAGATTGGCTCGCAATCTACTTCAGAATGTTTTACGTAACTGGTACGCAAGGAGGACTGAGATATTGGATATTTGTAAAGGGTTAAAGGAGAATGCAGAGGATTGTGCTGTGGCATTCAATGAGGGCAGTATTGAGCGTGTGGGAAAGTGTGTGGAGGCTTATTGGAAGCAGAAGAAGATGATGGCTACTGGTTGTGAGCCAGAAGTGTGTGCGCGTATGATGGAAGCACTGAGACCTTACTGTTATGGCCAATCACTTTGTGGAGCTGGGGGTGGCGGCTTCATGTATGTTCTAATGAAAGAAGAACACCCAAATGACTTTATACGAgatatattgaaaaatattaaaggaGCTCAAGATGCAGTTGTGTATAATGTTGAGATTGATAGACTTGGAATGGTCTGTCACAAATCCCCTATATCTTAA